One genomic window of Misgurnus anguillicaudatus chromosome 12, ASM2758022v2, whole genome shotgun sequence includes the following:
- the foxo1b gene encoding forkhead box protein O1-B isoform X1, which translates to MESFDFGMAESQQQQLVDIDPDFEPLSRPRSCTWPLHRPEFNEPGSSNTSSPAPSVKPEHGIVDFINSLSLLEETEDYQEEKPVLLCNDFHCQDNCAHPQQQHSAPLHPQQQPNPQLTHPQQVPPLPAPASSSSPAAAQRKSSSSRRNAWGNMSYADLITKAIESSPEKRLTLSQIYEWMVKSVPYFKDKGDSNSSAGWKNSIRHNLSLHSRFVRVQNEGTGKSSWWMLNPEGGKSGKSPRRRATSMDNNSKFTKSRGRAAKKKMSLQGGLDGGSNSPGSQYPKWLGSPNSHSNDDFEPWTTFRTRASSDASTLSGRRSPFLPEEDEVGEVHLGYPGTISTKLGGPLPSLSEVTSSLGHHGSESVMMDNLLDNLNLISPKSNGQGSQDAQSALSSPMMQGSPGYPSYNSPSMGSQPQQDYRKCLYGQGGLSPIAIPTLSDSKPGGYGPFLGQYNCAAGMLKELLTADADHRELMQSLDTIGSQVGEGLLATYARSGQLGQCGKLLGPLAHPHAHPQLHTHPRSLHQMPSPPMGMNGCTLVPHGHPGRLGNMKPQPHLPHNHVAHLGRGGGEAGLPSYTNGNGFHRHGPIHLHHHGHPERLPSDLDDMSLEQLECDVETVLHDTLMDDDALDFNFDPMSSQQSFSHGVKTSTHNWVSG; encoded by the exons ATG GAAAGCTTTGATTTTGGGATGGCAGAATCGCAGCAGCAACAGTTGGTTGACATCGACCCGGATTTCGAGCCTCTTTCCCGCCCGCGTTCGTGCACCTGGCCGCTGCACCGACCCGAATTCAACGAACCGGGGAGCTCCAACACGTCCTCCCCGGCACCGTCCGTTAAGCCGGAGCATGGCATTGTAGACTTTATCAACAGCTTAAGTTTACTAGAGGAAACCGAAGACTACCAAGAAGAAAAGCCCGTCCTTTTATGCAACGACTTCCACTGCCAGGACAACTGCGCTCATCCCCAGCAACAGCATTCGGCACCGTTGCATCCACAGCAGCAGCCGAATCCCCAGCTGACTCACCCGCAACAGGTGCCTCCGCTCCCCGCCCCTGCCAGCAGCTCGAGCCCCGCAGCGGCCCAGAGGAAGAGCAGCTCGTCTCGTAGAAACGCATGGGGGAATATGTCATACGCGGACCTCATCACCAAGGCGATCGAGAGCTCCCCTGAGAAGCGGCTCACCCTGTCTCAGATCTACGAGTGGATGGTGAAGAGCGTCCCTTACTTCAAAGATAAAGGCGACAGCAACAGCTCAGCCGGCTGGAAG AACTCAATCAGACACAACCTGTCCCTGCATAGTCGCTTCGTGCGGGTGCAGAATGAAGGAACGGGTAAGAGTTCGTGGTGGATGTTGAATCCTGAGGGAGGCAAAAGTGGCAAATCTCCACGCAGAAGAGCAACGTCCATGGACAACAACAGCAAGTTCACGAAGAGCAGAGGACGAGCCGCCAAGAAAAAG ATGTCCTTGCAGGGTGGGCTTGATGGTGGTTCTAACAGTCCTGGTTCTCAATACCCAAAATGGCTTGGCAGCCCCAATTCTCACAGCAATGATGATTTCGAACCCTGGACCACCTTTCGTACACGTGCTAGCTCCGATGCCAGCACTCTTAGCGGGCGCCGCTCACCCTTCCTACCCGAAGAGGATGAAGTCGGTGAGGTCCACCTGGGATACCCAGGTACCATAAGCACCAAGCTGGGTGGCCCTTTACCCAGCCTCTCTGAAGTAACAAGTTCCCTGGGTCACCACGGATCTGAGAGTGTGATGATGGATAATCTTTTAGACAACCTCAACCTTATTTCTCCCAAAAGTAACGGACAAGGAAGCCAAGACGCCCAATCCGCGCTGTCCTCACCTATGATGCAGGGTAGCCCCGGGTACCCATCTTATAACTCACCCAGTATGGGTTCACAGCCCCAGCAGGACTACCGAAAGTGTCTGTATGGGCAGGGAGGTTTAAGTCCAATTGCTATTCCAACATTATCGGACAGCAAACCCGGAGGCTACGGGCCCTTCCTGGGCCAGTATAACTGTGCTGCAGGAATGCTTAAAGAGCTATTGACTGCAGATGCCGATCACAGAGAGCTGATGCAGTCTTTAGATACTATAGGGTCTCAGGTCGGGGAAGGGTTGCTAGCTACCTACGCTAGGTCAGGACAACTAGGACAGTGTGGCAAACTTTTGGGCCCACTTGCACATCCACACGCACATCCTCAACTGCATACGCACCCACGCTCGCTCCATCAGATGCCCTCACCCCCAATGGGCATGAACGGTTGTACCCTGGTGCCGCATGGGCATCCTGGTCGCCTTGGTAACATGAAGCCACAACCGCACCTGCCTCACAATCATGTTGCTCATCTGGGACGAGGTGGAGGGGAAGCAGGCTTGCCGAGTTACACCAACGGTAACGGCTTCCACAGGCACGGACCGATTCATCTCCACCATCATGGTCATCCAGAGCGGCTGCCCAGTGACTTGGACGATATGTCGCTCGAGCAGCTAGAATGCGATGTAGAGACCGTCCTTCATGACACACTTATGGATGATGATGCCCTGGACTTCAACTTTGACCCCATGAGCAGTCAACAGAGTTTTTCTCACGGGGTGAAGACAAGCACACACAACTGGGTATCTGGATAA
- the foxo1b gene encoding forkhead box protein O1-B isoform X2, producing MAESQQQQLVDIDPDFEPLSRPRSCTWPLHRPEFNEPGSSNTSSPAPSVKPEHGIVDFINSLSLLEETEDYQEEKPVLLCNDFHCQDNCAHPQQQHSAPLHPQQQPNPQLTHPQQVPPLPAPASSSSPAAAQRKSSSSRRNAWGNMSYADLITKAIESSPEKRLTLSQIYEWMVKSVPYFKDKGDSNSSAGWKNSIRHNLSLHSRFVRVQNEGTGKSSWWMLNPEGGKSGKSPRRRATSMDNNSKFTKSRGRAAKKKMSLQGGLDGGSNSPGSQYPKWLGSPNSHSNDDFEPWTTFRTRASSDASTLSGRRSPFLPEEDEVGEVHLGYPGTISTKLGGPLPSLSEVTSSLGHHGSESVMMDNLLDNLNLISPKSNGQGSQDAQSALSSPMMQGSPGYPSYNSPSMGSQPQQDYRKCLYGQGGLSPIAIPTLSDSKPGGYGPFLGQYNCAAGMLKELLTADADHRELMQSLDTIGSQVGEGLLATYARSGQLGQCGKLLGPLAHPHAHPQLHTHPRSLHQMPSPPMGMNGCTLVPHGHPGRLGNMKPQPHLPHNHVAHLGRGGGEAGLPSYTNGNGFHRHGPIHLHHHGHPERLPSDLDDMSLEQLECDVETVLHDTLMDDDALDFNFDPMSSQQSFSHGVKTSTHNWVSG from the exons ATGGCAGAATCGCAGCAGCAACAGTTGGTTGACATCGACCCGGATTTCGAGCCTCTTTCCCGCCCGCGTTCGTGCACCTGGCCGCTGCACCGACCCGAATTCAACGAACCGGGGAGCTCCAACACGTCCTCCCCGGCACCGTCCGTTAAGCCGGAGCATGGCATTGTAGACTTTATCAACAGCTTAAGTTTACTAGAGGAAACCGAAGACTACCAAGAAGAAAAGCCCGTCCTTTTATGCAACGACTTCCACTGCCAGGACAACTGCGCTCATCCCCAGCAACAGCATTCGGCACCGTTGCATCCACAGCAGCAGCCGAATCCCCAGCTGACTCACCCGCAACAGGTGCCTCCGCTCCCCGCCCCTGCCAGCAGCTCGAGCCCCGCAGCGGCCCAGAGGAAGAGCAGCTCGTCTCGTAGAAACGCATGGGGGAATATGTCATACGCGGACCTCATCACCAAGGCGATCGAGAGCTCCCCTGAGAAGCGGCTCACCCTGTCTCAGATCTACGAGTGGATGGTGAAGAGCGTCCCTTACTTCAAAGATAAAGGCGACAGCAACAGCTCAGCCGGCTGGAAG AACTCAATCAGACACAACCTGTCCCTGCATAGTCGCTTCGTGCGGGTGCAGAATGAAGGAACGGGTAAGAGTTCGTGGTGGATGTTGAATCCTGAGGGAGGCAAAAGTGGCAAATCTCCACGCAGAAGAGCAACGTCCATGGACAACAACAGCAAGTTCACGAAGAGCAGAGGACGAGCCGCCAAGAAAAAG ATGTCCTTGCAGGGTGGGCTTGATGGTGGTTCTAACAGTCCTGGTTCTCAATACCCAAAATGGCTTGGCAGCCCCAATTCTCACAGCAATGATGATTTCGAACCCTGGACCACCTTTCGTACACGTGCTAGCTCCGATGCCAGCACTCTTAGCGGGCGCCGCTCACCCTTCCTACCCGAAGAGGATGAAGTCGGTGAGGTCCACCTGGGATACCCAGGTACCATAAGCACCAAGCTGGGTGGCCCTTTACCCAGCCTCTCTGAAGTAACAAGTTCCCTGGGTCACCACGGATCTGAGAGTGTGATGATGGATAATCTTTTAGACAACCTCAACCTTATTTCTCCCAAAAGTAACGGACAAGGAAGCCAAGACGCCCAATCCGCGCTGTCCTCACCTATGATGCAGGGTAGCCCCGGGTACCCATCTTATAACTCACCCAGTATGGGTTCACAGCCCCAGCAGGACTACCGAAAGTGTCTGTATGGGCAGGGAGGTTTAAGTCCAATTGCTATTCCAACATTATCGGACAGCAAACCCGGAGGCTACGGGCCCTTCCTGGGCCAGTATAACTGTGCTGCAGGAATGCTTAAAGAGCTATTGACTGCAGATGCCGATCACAGAGAGCTGATGCAGTCTTTAGATACTATAGGGTCTCAGGTCGGGGAAGGGTTGCTAGCTACCTACGCTAGGTCAGGACAACTAGGACAGTGTGGCAAACTTTTGGGCCCACTTGCACATCCACACGCACATCCTCAACTGCATACGCACCCACGCTCGCTCCATCAGATGCCCTCACCCCCAATGGGCATGAACGGTTGTACCCTGGTGCCGCATGGGCATCCTGGTCGCCTTGGTAACATGAAGCCACAACCGCACCTGCCTCACAATCATGTTGCTCATCTGGGACGAGGTGGAGGGGAAGCAGGCTTGCCGAGTTACACCAACGGTAACGGCTTCCACAGGCACGGACCGATTCATCTCCACCATCATGGTCATCCAGAGCGGCTGCCCAGTGACTTGGACGATATGTCGCTCGAGCAGCTAGAATGCGATGTAGAGACCGTCCTTCATGACACACTTATGGATGATGATGCCCTGGACTTCAACTTTGACCCCATGAGCAGTCAACAGAGTTTTTCTCACGGGGTGAAGACAAGCACACACAACTGGGTATCTGGATAA
- the vps26bl gene encoding vacuolar protein sorting-associated protein 26B-like codes for MSFFSFGQSAEIDIVLNDAETRKKAEHKTEDGKKDKYFLFYDGETVSGKVNVTLKNPGKRLEHQGIKIEFIGQIELYYDRGNHHEFVSLVKDLARPGEMTQSQTFDFEFTHVEKPYESYTGQNVKLRYFLRATISRRLNDICKEMDIVVHTLSTYPELNSSIKMEVGIEDCLHIEFEYNKSKYHLKDVIVGKIYFLLVRIKIKHMEIDIIKRETTGTGPNVYHENDTIAKYEIMDGAPVRGESIPIRLFLAGYEMTPTMRDVNKKFSVRYYLNLVLIDEEERRYFKQQEITLWRKGDIVRKSMSHHAAIASQRFEGSANAEKALAQAKEEN; via the exons ATGAGCTTCTTCAGTTTCGGGCAGAGTGCTGAAATTGACATAGTTCTGAATGATGCCGAGACGAGAAAAAAAGCGGAGCACAAAACAGAGGACGGAAAAAAGGACAAATATTTTCTCTTCTACGATGGGGAGACAGTCTCTGGGAAAGTCAACGTAACCCTGAAGAATCCAGGAAAACGTCTGGAACATCAAGGCATTAAAATTGAATTTATCGGCCAGATCG AGTTGTATTATGACAGAGGGAACCACCATGAGTTTGTCTCTCTGGTAAAGGATTTAGCTCGGCCTGGAGAGATGACCCAATCTCAGACCTTTGATTTCGAATTCACACACGTGGAGAAACCATACGAGTCCTACACAGGCCAGAATGTAAAGCTTCG CTATTTCCTGCGGGCGACGATCAGCAGGAGACTAAATGACATCTGCAAAGAGATGGACATCGTGGTGCACACGCTCAGCACGTATCCAGAACTCAACTCCTCCATAAAGATGGAGGTGGGAATCGAGGACTGTCTGCACATCGAGTTTGAGTACAACAAGTCCAA GTATCACCTGAAAGATGTGATTGTGGGGAAGATATATTTCTTGTTGGTGCGAATTAAGATCAAACACATGGAAATTGATATTATTAAACGTGAAACAACAGGAACAGGTCCAAATGTGTACCATGAAAATGACACCATCGCAAAATATGAGATTATGGATGGTGCACCTGTCCGAG GTGAATCAATCCCAATCCGTCTTTTCTTGGCTGGGTATGAGATGACGCCCACCATGAGAGACGTAAATAAGAAATTCTCTGTTCGTTATTACCTGAATCTCGTACTCATTGACGAAGAAGAAAGGCGCTATTTCAAGCAACAG GAGATCACACTATGGAGAAAAGGAGATATTGTAAGAAAGAGCATGTCCCACCATGCTGCCATTGCCTCTCAGCGCTTTGAGGGTTCAGCAAATGCAGAGAAAGCTCTTGCTCAGGCTAAAGAGGAAAACTAA